The following DNA comes from Cherax quadricarinatus isolate ZL_2023a chromosome 16, ASM3850222v1, whole genome shotgun sequence.
cagcagcaaTAGTATATATACCAATGTTTATTTATGAAATAATTACAATATGCTATGATGATCATGATCATCTTTTTGGGGTCAAATATTGACAAAATAAAACTTGTACAAATGGTTATTTTTATAATTAGAACAACAGTGTAGAATAGATCTTACTCTGGAAGGATAGTATTTCCCATCATGACTAAACTAAAAAAATTAACATTGCTACCAGTTTTCCCTCTATAAATATGCTCAAACATCCACACCTGTTTAAAAATATTATTCCTTGACTGTCAGAAGATGCTTGTGAACCATTTCTTCTTTGTTGATCAAATGCGTAGTTTTATTAACAAGTGCCATGAGGTGATGCAGGGAATCTGACCAGCTGTTCAAAAGTTGGGAATGTTCTGGGGTAGTTCCAAAGTTGACTACGCCATCTAGTCTATCCATGCGGGCTATTACTGTTCCAGAAACCACCAGCTGACACAAAAACTCTTCACTCTCCTAAGAAATAAAAATACTTTAAGTTTACAATGTAAATATTATAAAACAGTGCTAAATATAAAAAAGATGCCAAGTCTAGATGCACTTGGGTAATAATATGAAAACTTTGACACAGCTCTTTAATTGTACTAACATTCTTCTTTTTTGGAATTGTTAAAATGATAAACATTCAGCATGTCATAGTATTCTATCACTTGCTGTACTTCACACAAACAAAGAGGCAAGGTCAGGAGAGAAAATGAGAGTGGCTTAAGAAATACAACTGTGTGAGGTAGAAGCATTTTAAATGTTACTAAGTTATCATCTTCTCAAGAATGGATAGTTCCTAAATTAAACAAGAGATGAGAGACAATGTCAATGACAACATGCAGGAAAGCTGCTGTTTGACATGcaatcactcaccttcactgacaggTCCAAGAGTTCTGCCATTCTCTTCAAGTGGATCCTTGTATAGTACTTCGCCATCATCCTAATATTCTGTAAATTGCAAATTAAACTTCAGTACATGAAAATAAAATCTAGAAACAGTTTACACAAAATTATGTGCACACCTTGATTATATCACAAAACATTAAAGAAACCAAAAATGTCACCCTGGGAGATAGCTGATACAGTAATTATTTAAgcatacaaatacagtggacccccggttaacgatattttttcactccagaagtatgttcaggtgccagtactgaccgaatttgttcccataaggaatattgtgaagtagattagtccatttcagacccccaaacatacacgtacaaacgcacttacataattacacttacataattggtcgcattcggaggtaatcgttatgcgggggtccactgtatacagatgATTAGTTCATTATATAAAGACAATTGAGAAGGATGGTTCAGTCCCCTACCAAGATCTTACATGACAcaatttcatgtaaaaaaaaaaaaaaaaaaattatacacgcTTCAAAACTGTCATTTATGGAACAAAATCAAACATATTATATGAGTCCTAGATATTTCCATGATTAATCTAAGGAGAGTCTCATAAACCACTTTGAAATGAATGTCATAGGCAGTACAAAAAACACTAAAATTACTAAAAACTGGCTTTTAAAGGGCCTTTTGGTTTACAATTTCAACTTACAAGTAGACCAGAAAACAGAGAGGTAATATCATCCTGTCATATTAGTGAAATAACCCTGTTAAACCTTAAACTATCCCTACTACCTAAACTGAAAACCCTTTTATGttcataataatataataatttatcTTTTTTAAAGGTaatatgttggagtgtgagcagggtaatatttagtgaagggattcagggaaaccggttattttatataaccagacttgagtcctggaaatgagaaatacaatgcctgcactctaaaggaggggtttgggatattggcagtttggagagagatattgtgtatttttatacgtatatacttctaaactgttgtattctgagcacctctgcaaaaacagtgattatgtgtgagtgaggtgaaagcattgaatgatgatgaaagtattttctttttggggattttctctctctttgggtcaccctgcctcagtgagagacggccgacttgttaaaaaaaaaaaaaaaaaaacttacagaattatgcaagTTGGATGTTGGGGTGTGCTTTATACAATAGTGATTTCTGCCCACTCTGAggtctattttaggccaattcctgTGCTCAAGCCCAATTTCCAGCTATTGTGTTATTATGCCTTCTGTACTATGACAAGAAACTACTCATTCAACCATCAGAGCTACCCATTAAGTGCCAAGAAATcattaatttggccaattttattaCTATTTTCAACAAATTCCAGAATCCAAAACAAACATTTTAGGCATTCTAGCCAATAAAGCaacctttcctctgttcattaatcacatccccaggcctctcttttACAAACAACACTTACACTCCATTTGGAATCAGTCATCACACAAAAATATTCTTCCTTATTCCTTGACTAATAAGTAACAACAAAGGATGTGTGTCACGAATTAGGCTGACCCAATAATTGATGCAGACATCAATTAACTATTTCTGCCATTGGAAGGGGCCTATTACAGGCCCCTACCAATCTTAAACCAACCAAAATCTTCtccatataaaccataccacgggcggagatagaaccttacagtggacccccgcataacgatcacgaGTCTCCATataatgggaacaaattcggtcagtactggcacctgaacatacttctggagtgaaaaaatatcgttaaccgggggtccactgtaatctacTGACACCAAGAAATGGCCAATAAAACCATGAAACCATCCTGAAAAACACCCCAGTCACTATTTTAACTCAAATACAGGGTCAGAGGCCAACTATTTCCATCTTGCACTGTGagagcaggatttttttttttataccgtaTACACCTACTGCACagccattctctcatgtctaggccaaaatttgccACTCACAATATATTTGAGGGCACCATGAATTGTGTTTTATTACATCATGATCTCCAATCGCTCTGATGTACTAATATGTGGTGGATAGCTTAAGAGATATATGGCTTGCACTCTTACAGGATTGCTTGTCTTTTCTTTGGCTCATAGCTTGTATGATGGCATATAAATTTTACAAATTTACACACTTTCTTTGCTTTCCTTTGTTTTTCAAAAGTTCCTATTCTCATAATGCAATTTTGTACTAGACATACAGCAAGGAAAAGACTGAGAGTGCAGCAATTGAACAATATTTAAAAGTTGAAGAATTCTAATCTTTGGAATCTCCACTGCAAAGCAAGTAAAGTCAAAGCTgaattatgaccagagctttggtaagatggggaaggaagaatgatgggtaagaatggaaatatgggaaaagggtggacagagggagtggaggtgaggtaataaaggtaagtggcctatAAAGGTAAGTGTGCTGCAAGTAAAGTATAGATTCCTCATTTGAATAGATATGtaaaaagatcacagtaaacaggtgatttcagaatatgcaaaacaaccatttaTAAACAACCATTTGTAAATCACTTGAATTTTCACTGCAAGATGGAAGGGATATGGTTTTCCTCCAAAAGCTAGACTAAATTTACTAAATTGAAGTAAAAACTAGCACTGCCACCTCAGCAAGAACTGAGGCAAGGACTTTCAGGTTATAGTACAGTAAAAGGACACCAAtgcaactaatgtcacattagttgcactggtgtccttttactttacatattgtcggtaattctaccaatattattacaggTTATAGTACAGATTGATCAATTCTTTTGTGAGTTTCACAAATGACTATGTATAGTTAAACAACCAATTATGGGCTACACCATCCTAATTCAAGAAATCTCCTCATAATGACATCACAATCATTTAAGTTACAGGACAATGCCTAGATGCATTCTCAAGCTATCCATTAGCAAATAATGcagaataaataaaaatataggtagtaggttggtagacaacaaccacccagggaggtactaccgtcctgccaagtgagtgtaaaacgaaagcctgtgattgttatacatgatggtaggattgctgatgtcttttgtctgtctcataaatatgcaagattacaggtatgtcttgctacttctacttacacttaggtcacactacacatacatgtacacatttatttatacacactcatctgagtttttttttattttatcttaatagttcttggtcttattacttttccttttatatccatggggaagtggaataagaatctttcctccgtaagccatgcgtgttgtaaaagtcaactaaaatgccgggaacaatgggctagtaaccccttttcctgtaaagattactaaaaagaataagaagaagaaaattgtcaaagtgggaagtctgaatgtgcgtggatgttgtgcagatgataagaaagagatgattgtggatgttatgaatgagaagaagctggatgtcctggctttaagtgaaacaaagctgaagggggtgggagagtttcagtggagaggaataaatgggattaggtcaggggtttcaaatagagttagagctaaagaaggagtaggaaaagagggactataaatgtattagttCAAGgactatgtggagtaaaataaagattggatgtgaaaagtgggttataataagcgtgtatgcacctggagaagagagaagtgtagaggagagagagagattttgggaaatgttgagtgaatgcgtggggagttctgaatcaagtgtgagagaacttgtggttggggatttcaatgctaaactgggtaaaaatgttatggagggagtagtaggtaaatttggggtgccaggggcaaatgtaaatggggagcctttaattgagctatgtgtagaaagagatttggtaataagtaatacatattttatgaaaaagaggataaataaatatacaaggtatgatgtagcacgtaatgaaagtagtttattagattatgtattggtggataaaaggttgatgggtaggctccaggatgtacatgtttatagaggggcaactgatatatcggatcattatttagttgtagctacagttagagtaagaggtagatgggaaaagaggaaggtggcaacaacaagtaagagggaggtgaaagtgtataaactaagagaggaggaagttcgggtgagatataagcgactattggcagaaaggtgggctagtgcaaagatgagtaatgggggggttgaagagggttggaatagttttaaaaatgcagtattagaatgtggggcagaagtttgtggttataggagggtgggggcaggaggaaagaggagtgattggtggaatgatgaagtaaagggtgtgataaaagagaaaaaggtagcttatgagaggtttttacaaagcagaagtgttataagaagagcagagtatatggagagtaaaagaaaggtaaagagagtggtgagagagtgcaaaaggagagcagatgatagagtgggagaggcactgtcaagaaattttaatgaaaataagaaaaaattttggagtgagttaaacaagttaagaaagcctagggaaagtatggatttgtcagttaaaaacagagtaggggagttagtagatggggagatggaggtattaggtagatggcgagaatattttgaggaacttttaaatgttaaggaagaaacagaggcagtaatttcatgcactggtcagggaggtataccatcttttaggagtgaagaagagcagaatgtaagtgtgggggaggtacgtgaggcattacgtaaaatgaaagggggtaaagcagctggaactgatgggatcatgacagaaatgttaaaagcagggggggatatagtgttggagtggttggtacttttgtttaataaatgtatgaaagaggggaaggtacctagggattggcggagagcatgtacagtccctttatataaagagaaaggggacaaaagagactgtaaaaattatagaggaataagtttactgagtatacccggaaaagtgtacggtagggttataattgaaagaattagaggcaagacagaatgtaggattgcggatgagcaaggaggtttcagagtgggtaggggatgtgtagatcaagtgtttacattgaagcatatatgtgaacagtatttagataaaggtagggaagtttttattgcatttatggatttagaaaaggcatatgatagagtggatagaggagcaatgtggcagatgttgcaagtatatggaataggtggtaagttattaaatgctgtaaagagtttttatgaggatagtgaggctcaggttagggtgtgtagaagagagggagactacttcccggtaaaagtaggtcttagacagggatgtgtaatgtcaccatggttgtttaatatatttatagatggggttgtaaaggaagtaaatgctagggtgttcgggagaggggtgggattaaattttggggaatcaaattcaaaatgggaattgacacagttactttttgctgatgatactgtgcttatgggagattctaaagaaaaattgcaaaggttagtggatgagtttgggaatgtgtgtaaaggtagaaagttgaaaatgaacatagaaaagagtaaggtgatgagggtgtcaaatgatttagataaagaaaaattggatatcaaattggggaggaggagtatggaagaagtgaatgttttcagatacttggaagttgacgtgtcggcggatggatttatgaaggatgaggttaatcatagaattgatgagggcaaAAAGGCgattggtgcgttgaggtatatgtggagtcaaaaaacgttatctatggaggcaaagaagggaatgtatgaaagtatagtagtaccaacactcttatatgggtgtgaagcttgggtggtaaatgcagcagcgaggagacggttggaggcagtggagatgtcctgtttaagggcactgtgtggtgtaaatattatgcagaaaattctgagtgtggaaattaggaaaaggtgtggagttaataaaagtattagtcagagggcagaagaggggttgttgaggtggtttggtcatttagagagaatggatcaaagtagaatgacatggaaagcatataaatctataggggaaggaaggcggggtaggggtcatcctcgaaagggttggagagagggggtaaaggaggttttgtgggcaaggggcttggacttccagcaagcatgcgtgagcgtgttagataggagtgaatggagacgaatggtacttgggacctgacgatatgttggagtgtgagcatggtaatatttagtgaagggattcagggaaaccggttattttcatatagtcggacttgagtcctggaaatgggaagtacaatgcctgcactttaaaggaggggtttgggatattggcagtttggagggatatgttgtgtatctttatatgtgtatgcttctaaaccgttgtattctgagcacctctgcaaaaacagtgataatgtgcgagtgtggtgaaagtgttgaatgatgatgaaagtattttctttttggggattttctttcttttttattttgggtcaccctgcctcggtgggagacggccgacttgttgagagagaaaaaaaaaaaaaaaaaaaataactcctACAGTATTTCTCAAATGAGAgcacctaattattattattattataatcagggtatgtaaaggtagaaagttgaaagtgaatacagataagagtaaggtgatgagggtaccaaatgatttagataaagaaaaattggatatcacattggagagagggaatatggaagaagtgaatgttttcagatatttgggagttgacctgtcagcagatgggtttatgaaggctgAGGTTAACcaaagaactgatgaaggaaaaaaggcaagtgttgcattgaggtatatgtgaacaCAAAAAACATtacccatggaggcaaagaaggaaatgtatcaaagtatagtggtactaacactcttatatgggtgtgaagcttgggttgcaaatgctgcagcgaggaggcagctggaggtagtggaaatgtcctgtctaagggatgtgtggtgtaaatattatgcagagaattcggagtgtggaaattaggtgtggagctaataaaagtattagtcagagggctgaagaggggttgttgaggtggtttggtcatttacagagaatggatcaaagtagaatgacttgaagagcatataaatctgtaggggaaggaaggcggggtaggggtcatcctcgaaaaggttagatggagggggtaaaggaggttttgtgggcaaggggcttggacttccagcaagcatgtgtgagcatgttagataggagtgaacgagatgaatggtttttggacaTAAGACataacgagctgttggagtgtgagcagggtaatatttagtgaagggattcagggaaaccggttatttttatatagccggacttgagtactggaaatgggaagtacaatgcctgcactttaaaggagaggtttggggtattggcagtttggaggggtatgctATAGATCTTTACAtacgcttctaaactgttgtatctgggcggctctgcaaagacagtgattacatgagagtgaggtgaaagtgttgaatgatgatgaaagtattttcttttttgggattttctttctttttgggtcatcctgccttggtgggagacgcctgacttgttgagaaaaaaaaaatttataatcataactaagcacctAACTCACAAGGGTCTGAGGGGtacataaacataaataaatATGTTGCacccaaatatatatacatgaatgAACTCACATGCTCAACCACGCGGTTTTTTAGCTTTGTCCAACGATCATTGCCCTCTTCCTTGTTGGGAAACACTGTTGTAGCATCTGACCTAAGCTCTGCTTCATacacatcacacagtctagaccatTTGATCAATTCAGCAGTCACAAACAACTGCAAGAGGTCTCTGAAAATTGCCAGAAGTTCATATTAGTTACAGTAGGTGACGTATCTTACAAAATTGAATTCTCATGTTACAATGCTAagcccactacattacaaatggGTGGCAGAAATGTTGCATTTGTTTATTGCTGAATTGTGACATGACAGTTCTCACATAAGAGTGATCATAAAGGCAGGAAAGTCCGTCAGTGTAGGAAATCAGCTTCAATTAATGTCGGAGAAGATGTGCAATTAAGGTATAATTGACAGAAAGGAAAGGAGATATTGTAAGAATATCTTAATAACTCAGTGAAAGGGCAAGGCTGAAACCCACTGCAAAAAAAGTCCTAAAACTAATCAATATCAGAGTAAGAACCTCAAGTGTTAAAAATGAAGCTGCCATATTCCTGTTGTGAAAAAGATAATCTACTAAAAAATATTGCAATGTCAACACAATCTGAAAATTGGAATGGCATTTGGTGGTAATTCATGAGTTGAGAGAATGCTATGACCAATACAAAAGTGCAATAGTAGTTTCTCCACAATCAACTACAATGAAGGAAGTCACCAATGTAAATGACTGGAAACAATAAAAAAACGTGAACATAATGCCAAAGCAGAAAACGGAGACAATGTGAATGAAAATAGAAAAGGGAAGACTTTTAAAATGCTACTGTAGAAACAGACTGAAGACGTATACACAACAGAGGAGTGACAACAGAAACAGTTTCCTTTACAAACATCTTACGAGACGAACaataaggcacagtaccgtgactggtacaatttacatataacccgcacataaaaaaaaacttaagtTTCTTTTGCCCATGTGTGGGTTAACTGTGTATTTCATGAGACTTTAATAGGTCAAAGAATCATGAAAAGCATGGAAACAAACAAGATAATAGAGACAGTGGGCATCTCAACACTCTCATAATGAGAATTATTTACTATCCTTCAGTGTTTGATATACAAATCTCATAAAATTTCTGTTGCAGAATTAGTGTGACAGCCTTCCTAAATGACATTTCAGTTAATATACTTAACTTATATACCCAAATTTAACAGTAAACTTAAAATTTAGTTTAATGTACTTTTCTCCTACCTATATTGTGGAATTTCTTCTAAAGTCTTATCTTCTTTGATTCGATGAAGAAGATCACTCTGTTCATTATCATATGGTGCTAGGATGATAAACAACACCACATGTTTGAGTACTCGTTTCTTCTCTGCTTCATTTTCTTTTACACTTTTGGAGTCATAGATGGCCCGGTAATGACGACATATACTCAAGAAAGAGCTTTCATGGCTATCAAGCTCAATCATTAGGCTGTAAAAGATATTAAGGAATTACATTAATAGGTTAGATACAAAAATGGAAATGGTTAAGCAAGTGTGAGTAAGGCCTACCAAACATTGGCAAGTATGCCTACTGCAGCATGCCTTTATTCATTTGATCCTGTTCTTTTAACAAAATTTCAACAGAACAGAGATTTATTTTAATCAAAGAAACACTAAAGATAGTACACTAACAACCAAATATATTAGACAGATTGATTAATATCTTCCCCAGTAAATTCAAGAGAGAACAAACATAACCAGTGGTTAAGCCAGTTCATAAAAATATCAGCTTCAATGGTACAGCAGTCATCCTATGCCACCTTGGAGTTTATTTATATGCACTGCAGTAAAAACGCAGATTTTTCCCTCTCCCAAGCACACTGAAAATATTTACATAGACAACTTAAAATCTAAAAAAGCTACTTTAGTTGGTAACAGAAAGAGTAAGTGCATGCTTTCCCTTATTTACTCTCGGAAAGATTTGTTCTGGCAAGTCTACATACCCCTTTATCTCTAGTCTAATATAAACTTGTATTGATGAAACTGAAATAATTAGTTTTCCAAAATGAAATGCAGTGCAGTGCTTAAATTTGTTCTTAACATCAAATTCTTCGCAACCTTCAGAAAACTTTATCCCACTGGCTGAGAGCTTCACCAAATACATGACTGCTACTTGAATACTAATCCTAGTTTTGTATACAAAGGAcaatactgtacagtgttataatTTGTCTAATATACAAAGAATACTGGAATAGGCACAACACCCTGGAGAGCAGAGCTTTTCATTGTGGAGGAGTCTGATTTTACTTGGCTATAATATTTGTCTTTAATATAGTATTAGGAAGTCAGAGATTCTTGTCCTCAAATTTAGTTATTTTTATTGCAATTACAACACTGCATTCACTCAAAGCCTTTGCAGTGACTGTACATGTTGCTGGTATCTGCTTCTTTTCCAGTTCATCCTGCTgtaaatccatgttgccctgaaTTGTCTAGTGATCAGCAGAGTGCAACTTACTGCAACTATTGAATATCAAGGCAACAAGATGAAAACTAAAAACTAATGCATTTAAACACAAATAAAAGAATGCTAAATAAGCAAACTTACTTATAGAACTTGAGCTTCAGGTCGTCCACTTCCTCACTGTCGAAGAATTTTGTGCTAATTTTCTTGGAGATAATTTGTGTACGAACAAAGTCCTTCTTCAACAAACACAAGCGCATCTGTTCAAGGATCATTTCAACCTGgtgagaaaaataaataaattttagtCTCAAATTCCTTGCTAACCTTTTCAAGGTCTGTGCCatgtgttatatcttcgaaattggtcatcctgtgttatttaactattgtaaaagaatatgttcatcacttaatattatagcgcgaaagtcccagTTTagagctaaaatagagactttcggcgttatattattatctgttaatatgtatatgaaaaataccatggtattatcgttattatcactattatcactattttgttattatcactattattttattattattgttaggtaggatttcttgtgtatatagagtagagtttaagtctcggaaccatccggtgaactgttcaattgtttatgtccggatGACTGACGttgggtcaggtgatccaacctgatgacgcgtcaacagactggcaagtagtcattctgctccctgctctagccctgacaactgatcgtatattggctcttacggtgtacagtttgaatggttttgagaattggactctagagctgactcactttgttcctcattgctttgaaagactcttttgatatttatattcttggtcagttcagtaatccatagagatattttacggccagattcaaaggtcttgttaaatcttgtaccttttgtattttgagtttacagacttgttaagacaaagacgtaaatgttattgaagactgaattacaggaagaataattaaacttccttattaatgtgacatttccatgattttgaactaaatgtatatggtaaatttattgtacaaagtattaagttacattaactacaaaaagaagataaagtattgtatttaaatactttaataaatttgaatattattctatggagtttcccagttgaaattatttcccctagactctaaaactttaaataactcggatccaaaaatcttgttgcaaaaGAAATGAATGGTAACAGGTCACATTCTGAAgctctttaaaaaatttcttatttgcAACACCGTGGTACTACGGGTTTAAGCTCAGGGTCTGTGCTGTAGAACTACATGATgagttcagctcactcagataagcaaTGAGTAGCATATCTTGGCCTAGATATGACAGAATGTGTCTATGCAgtgagtgtgcaccatataaaaaaaatcctgccccacgctgtgcatgatgggaaaaaaaATGTGACCGTGTATTTATTTTAAAATAGCGCCCTTGCAGCATATTTTTGGATGGTTTTTATgttatcatttgatagaatgggcaATATATTACAAatataaagatgattttgattggtttcaggactgaaagtagcttgaaaacAAGGCTCAAAAGTAGCAAAAACACTCAAGttttgccaatattccagagGACACAAATTATGTCACTTGTCCAATAAGAGTCTAACTGGTCAATCTAATATACATTCATGAatgtgctgacattatttatacaattattacaataatgcagtagtctgcataacagtaaatcttctgttttgtgtgaataaaaattcaaaatggaaagaaaGTGTAATAAAGGAGTGGCCTggggacataactaatgaacaggaaatgttattttagtgcaaggaatgtctacactgtttattttgaaccctatttttaaattggcaattttttgtgtgaaattggccaaattaccaacttctgatcactttactaggtagttgaaatagtttaATGGGCAGTGTCTTGTATtcaattgatagaatgaaagggatactagtgaaatagctacgaGTCTGGCCGCCTGGAACAATGCAATTGCCCTAAAAGATTttaaaagtgggcaaaattgccaaggTGTAAATATCACCGAGATTGCTAACTTTGCAAAAGCGTAATTCCTTAAAtttcccatcaaattttgtacttctgGTGTCAgtacctttggaaaaagattttctatcatatCATgagaaacaattttttttttttttcaattcttgGACCCTGAGAGGAATTTTCAGATcaggggtctggaccctgaaagggttaaagtaaaCTATGGGTGTTGGTTTTACACTATTCAAGTGCACAGACAATGAGTGTTCATAGTTCAATCCCCAGCACAGGTAGAAA
Coding sequences within:
- the Rpn5 gene encoding 26S proteasome non-ATPase regulatory subunit 12; translation: MSLPHKSPPATMSSDKKPADKKPTEATTEDATLGNVITEGGRLVKMEVDYSATCDEKIPAAQQMAKDGRVQEAVDSLMVLEKQTRTGADAHSTSRVLVAVVEICFEAGEWNLLNETVVTLTKKRSQIKMAVTKMVQKCCDYVDKTPDKEAKLKLMDTLRAVTAGKIYVEVERARLTHKLAMMKEAEGDITEAATILQELQVETFGSMERKEKVEMILEQMRLCLLKKDFVRTQIISKKISTKFFDSEEVDDLKLKFYNLMIELDSHESSFLSICRHYRAIYDSKSVKENEAEKKRVLKHVVLFIILAPYDNEQSDLLHRIKEDKTLEEIPQYRDLLQLFVTAELIKWSRLCDVYEAELRSDATTVFPNKEEGNDRWTKLKNRVVEHNIRMMAKYYTRIHLKRMAELLDLSVKESEEFLCQLVVSGTVIARMDRLDGVVNFGTTPEHSQLLNSWSDSLHHLMALVNKTTHLINKEEMVHKHLLTVKE